A DNA window from Actinomycetota bacterium contains the following coding sequences:
- a CDS encoding AI-2E family transporter, protein MTQTGEEAARAATRAPLLEPPARRPSPYERFVRVGIVAWCGIGVIILGYLMVRLMLYVNPVLPPLLIAVAVVYLLNPLVSALERRGVPRVAGAGIVYVLFLCIVALVVSLLVPVVTRQVTQVIDHFPDYLADGQAAIRRLAARFGQEPDFRLDAEQVREWLSAGENRQAVTRYLTGLRSVTNSVISGLIIIVLGPVMAFYLLVDLPRLRRGAMALVPPARRNEIRGLMDRIGQAVGGFFRGQLLVALFVGVASSIGLWAIGLPFWLLVGMVAGVFNLVPLVGPFIGGGLAVIIALISGEPIKAVWAALVLLAVQQIDNHLISPNVMGRTVQLHPVVVMLALLVGASFAGLFGMLVIVPLVAVAKIIFLFMWSKYVDYGDELTQGDPGSSARAGR, encoded by the coding sequence TTGACCCAGACGGGCGAGGAGGCGGCCCGGGCGGCGACGCGGGCGCCCCTGCTCGAGCCGCCGGCGCGCCGCCCCTCCCCGTACGAGCGGTTCGTGCGCGTCGGCATCGTGGCCTGGTGCGGCATCGGCGTGATCATCCTCGGCTACCTGATGGTGCGGCTGATGCTGTACGTCAACCCGGTGCTGCCGCCCCTGCTGATCGCCGTGGCCGTCGTCTACCTGCTCAACCCGCTCGTGTCGGCCCTGGAGCGCCGCGGCGTGCCCCGGGTGGCCGGCGCCGGCATCGTCTACGTCCTGTTCCTGTGCATCGTCGCCCTGGTCGTGTCCCTGCTCGTCCCGGTGGTGACCAGGCAGGTCACCCAGGTGATCGACCACTTCCCCGACTACCTGGCCGATGGGCAGGCCGCCATACGACGACTGGCCGCCCGCTTCGGCCAGGAGCCGGACTTCCGGCTGGACGCCGAGCAGGTCAGGGAGTGGCTGTCGGCGGGCGAGAACCGCCAGGCGGTCACCAGGTACCTGACCGGGCTGCGGTCGGTCACCAACTCGGTCATCAGCGGCCTGATCATCATCGTGCTCGGCCCGGTCATGGCCTTCTACCTGCTGGTCGACCTGCCGCGGCTGCGCCGGGGGGCGATGGCCCTGGTCCCGCCCGCCCGCCGCAACGAGATCCGGGGCCTGATGGACCGGATCGGCCAGGCGGTCGGCGGCTTCTTCCGGGGCCAGCTGCTGGTCGCCCTGTTCGTCGGGGTGGCCTCCTCGATCGGCCTGTGGGCCATCGGGCTGCCGTTCTGGCTGCTGGTCGGGATGGTCGCCGGCGTCTTCAACCTGGTCCCGCTCGTCGGGCCGTTCATCGGCGGCGGGCTGGCCGTGATCATCGCCCTGATCTCCGGCGAGCCCATCAAGGCCGTCTGGGCCGCCCTCGTCCTGCTGGCCGTGCAGCAGATCGACAACCACCTGATCTCCCCTAACGTGATGGGCCGCACCGTCCAGCTCCACCCCGTCGTGGTCATGCTCGCCCTGCTCGTGGGGGCCAGCTTCGCCGGCCTGTTCGGGATGCTGGTGATCGTGCCCCTGGTCGCCGTGGCCAAGATCATCTTCCTGTTCATGTGGTCCAAGTACGTCGACTACGGCGACGAGCTCACCCAGGGCGACCCGGGG